In the Arachis ipaensis cultivar K30076 chromosome B10, Araip1.1, whole genome shotgun sequence genome, one interval contains:
- the LOC107624021 gene encoding ring canal kelch homolog, which produces MGAGRRTETHVLSERSRAPSSSSSSVNCSVTARNLRKSELGGVIFGCKHNTMNQCFQMQLFGLPSGHISYVKNIGPGLPLFLFNYSDRMLHGIFEAASSGRLNINPYGWTEGSSDCTPYAAQVKFKTRMQFQPLSEVQFSPVIEDNYYLPKLFWFELDQVQTKKLISLFSASTPIAAQSIIPRSIPKLPSSNSAYDGRSYSSLLRNDVHSTGDLKNSQTRQIVPLSNSVTNSEYDGRSYSSLLRNDVHPTSDLKHIQTGQTSLETTHGLNGHNESVDEIDHKGALEQTMLNLPTEDQMNNAWDSPCIGSSLNGGSNTSEEFIDESTQCDEQFEYLKQHMEDLYLSVSADRCLPRSIPCESMSTPYLQSSASEGNTSWSYKSEIENCCFPEAELHLNAKSPDLRFIFDKIQQEVNELRLKQFKQELQICSLEKELVESRREIVSLKQQLKTSDCVTFPKEDLVMRSKSSYKESILIMGGFDGLTCVSTLDCYCPTNDLLETLCPMSSIRSYNSTVKLSGEVYVIGGLQDNLWCDTVESYNLVENQWFTRPSVHQKKGSLAGISLNDKIFAIGGGNGVQCFSEVESFDPNVGKWIPTRSMMMKRFTPAAAEINGVIYVVGGFDGDNYLRSVERYDPRGNSWARLQNMSTMRGCHSLSVLNEQLYAIGGYNGEQMISTVEIFDPRTGSWIMSEPMNTSRGYFATVVIGNSIFAIGGLSESNEVLDTIECYKEGRGWESTNLKALGRRCYLSAILL; this is translated from the exons ATGGGTGCGGGAAGGAGAACAGAGACTCATGTATTGAGCGAAAGGTCACGAGcaccttcatcatcttcttcatcgGTAAATTGCAGCGTAACTGCAAGAAATCTGAGGAAGTCTGAATTAGGGGGAGTTATCTTCGGAtgcaagcataatacaatgaaccAGTGCTTTCAAATGCAGTTATTTG GCTTGCCATCTGGACATATATCATATGTGAAGAATATTGGTCCTGGTTTGCCTCTGTTTCTATTCAACTATAGTGATAGGATGCTACATGGTATATTTGAAGCTGCAAGTAGTGGAAGATTGAATATTAATCCTTATGGCTGGACTGAGGGTAGCTCGGATTGCACTCCATATGCAGCCCAG GTAAAGTTCAAGACTAGAATGCAGTTCCAGCCCTTGTCGGAAGTTCAGTTTAGTCCGGTTATCGAGGACAACTATTACCTTCcaaagttgttttggtttgaactGGATCAAGTTCAAACTAAGAAGCTAATATCCCTTTTTTCGGCGTCTACACCAATAGCTGCACAGAGTATAATCCCGAGAAGTATACCAAAGCTTCCTTCGTCTAATTCAGCATATGATGGCCGCTCTTACTCGTCTCTTTTAAGAAATGATGTTCATTCGACTGGTGATTTGAAGAATTCTCAGACCCGACAGATAGTTCCGTTGTCTAATTCAGTCACTAATTCGGAATATGATGGCCGCTCTTACTCATCTCTTTTAAGAAATGATGTCCATCCTACCAGTGATTTGAAGCATATTCAAACTGGACAGACCTCCTTGGAAACTACTCATGGTTTGAATGGTCACAATGAGTCTGTGGATGAAATAGACCACAAGGGAGCATTGGAGCAAACCATGTTGAATCTGCCTACTGAAGATCAGATGAATAATGCATGGGATTCGCCATGTATTGGATCTAGTTTGAATGGAGGGAGCAACACATCAGAGGAATTTATTGATGAGTCTACCCAATGTGATGAACAATTTGAATACTTGAAGCAGCATATGGAAGACCTCTACTTATCTGTTTCAGCTGATCGGTGTTTGCCTCGATCCATACCATGTGAGAGTATGTCCACTCCTTACTTGCAGAGCAGTGCTTCAGAGGGTAATACTTCTTGGTCATACAAGTCTGAGATAGAAAATTGTTGCTTTCCTGAAGCAGAGTTGCATTTGAATGCCAAATCACCTGATCTTCGTTTTATTTTTGACAAG ATACAACAAGAAGTCAATGAATTGCGGTTAAAGCAGTTCAAACAGGAGCTGCAAATCTGTTCCTTGGAGAAAGAGCTG GTTGAATCAAGAAGAGAGATAGTGAGCTTGAAGCAGCAATTGAAGACATCAGATTGTGTCACATTTCCTAAAGAGGATCTTGTAATGCGATCTAAATCTAGTTATAAGGAATCAATTTTAATAATGGGAGGTTTCGATGGGTTAACATGCGTGTCAACTTTGGATTGCTACTGTCCAACTAATGATTTGTTGGAGACCCTTTGTCCAATGAGTTCGATTCGATCATATAACTCTACTGTGAAGTTAAGTGGTGAAGTTTATGTAATTGGTGGCTTACAAGATAATTTGTGGTGTGACACAG TTGAATCATACAACCTAGTGGAAAATCAATGGTTCACTCGTCCTTCTGTACATCAAAAGAAAGGAAGTCTTGCTGGGATTTCATTGAATGACAAGATTTTCGCTATAGGCGGTGGAAATGGTGTACAATGTTTCTCTGAGGTTGAATCATTTGACCCAAACGTTGGAAAGTGGATACCTACAAGGTCAATGATGATGAAA AGATTTACTCCAGCTGCAGCAGAAATTAATGGCGTCATATATGTTGTAGGTGGATTTGATGGAGATAATTATTTGAG GTCAGTGGAGAGATATGATCCTCGCGGGAATTCATGGGCTAGACTTCAAAACATGTCAACAATGAGAGGCTGCCATTCTTTATCTGTCCTAAACGAACAGCT ATATGCAATTGGAGGATATAATGGAGAACAGATGATCTCAACAGTTGAGATATTTGATCCTCGCACTGGTTCATGGATAATGAGCGAACCCATGAACACTTCTAGGGGATATTTTGCAACTGTAGTAATTGGAAATTCAATTTTTGCCATCGGTGGTTTGAGTGAAAGTAATGAAGTTTTAGATACG ATTGAATGTTACAAAGAAGGTCGTGGCTGGGAATCAACTAATCTAAAAGCTCTTGGAAGGAGATGCTACTTATCTGCCATACTCTTGTGA